The window CAGATCGTCGAGCTCCACCGGCGGCAACACACCGAGTTCCGGGTCCGTGAGGGAGGTGGGTAGGCCCGCGTGGACGGCGTCGTCCCGCCGGTCGGGGGCGTCGACCGCCGGTGACCGTACGCCGGGCGGCCACGGGTGGGCGGTGGCGCGCAGCGGGTCGCTCCGCACGACGAGCGCCGTCGGCGCGGTCGGGTCGGTCAGCTCGGCGAGCGCGCCGAGGAGCCGGTGCGCGGCGCAGGCGCCGGCCACCACGGAAACCGGGTCGCCAGGGGCCGTCGCCGCGCCGTCAAGTCCGAGCCGCTCGGCGATCAGACCGGACTGGGCCCGCAGTTGCCTGCCCGGGCCGACGGGGGTGACGTAGCCGACCGTGGCGCTGGCCCCGGTCACCACGGCACGCCCGTCGCTGGCGGCGAGGGTGACGCGTCCGGCGTCGCGCGGTGCGTCGATGCGGGTCGCGGCCCGCCGGACCCGGGCTCCGGCGGCGGTCAACGCCTCGATCGCGGCGGTGGCAGCGGGGCCCGTTCCCGTGACGGTCACCGATTCCCGGCCGATGCCGGTCCAGGACGCGGCGGGGTCGGTGGCGACCGAGGCCAGCCAGGTGGCGACGGCGGGTGGCGGCACCGGGGCCGGTCCGCAGGCGTCGGCGGGGGCATGGGCGTGCCCGGTGCCGGCCCAGTGCTCCGGCACCCGGACCAGCAGGTCGTGTTCCCGGAGGAGGTCGGCCAGCCGGTACAGGGCGAGGGCGACGGGCGGGCGTGGCGACAGGTCGCGCAGGTCGGCTGTGGTCCGGCCGGCCGCGAGGCGCCGGGTGAGCAGTTGCCAGAGCCGCCACAGCTGTGGCGCGCCGTCCAGGGTGAGGCTGGTGTCCCAGGACCGCAGGTGCAGCCCGCCGTCGATCCGGGTCGCCTGCACGGTGGGGCGGAGTTGCCAGGAACTGGTCGACATCTGCGCGCCTCACCGGTTGGGGAACGGCTGGGGTCGTCGGAAGGAGTCCGGGGTTGGAAGGGCGACTGTCGCCGGGCCCGGCGACAGTCGCCTCGTCACTCAGGCAGCGCGGTTCGCGCTCCGCGGCGGCTACAGCATCGGCTCGTCCGGACTGATGGAGCAGGAGCAGGACGCCAGGCACGCGCTGATCCGGGACGCCCCGGTCTCGGGGATCGCAACGGTGTCGCGCATGACCGTCACGGTCAGGCCGCTGAGGTCGAGATCGTCGAGCTCGAACTCGTCGTCTTCTCGTTCGATCGGCATGTGGTCACCTCCCTTCGAGGTGGGATGAGGCCCGGGCACGCCGGGATGGCAGAGATTCTTCCGGCGGCCGGTGCGGGGCGTCGTCAGTAGTTTTGCCGACATCACTACTTACCCACGCTCGGTGGCGCTGCTGCCTGCCCGGCCGGGGTCCGCCCCTGGGCGACCCCTCGGTGGGTGGCGTGTCATCCTGCGCAACGCCACGGCCGAAACGTTCTTCGCCACACTGAGCGCAGGGTGTGATGCCCGGCTCGCGAGCGAGCCGTCTGCGGGCCTGTGCTGACCGGCCCGTCGGTTCCGCTTCAGGCGCAGCCGCGGTACTGCAACGCGGCGTCCTTCATGTAGGCCCAGAGTGCCAGGCCGTTCCAGTAGTCGTAGGTGAGTGTCCAGCCGTTGGCGGTGTTGCCGGTGGGGCCGGTGACGACCTGTCCGTAGCGGCGGGTGCCGTACAGGGTCGACTCGTTGGGGGCGGTGTACATGCCCGCGTAGTCCCAGACGACGGTGAAGCTGCTCGTCGTGCAGGCCGCCTGCGCCGTCCCGGCCGGCACGAGGGCCGTCAGTGCGGTCGCGGCGAGGCAGGCCGCCGTCGTGTGTAGTAGCAGTCGTCGCACGGTCACCGCGTCATCCTATCGATGGTTATGGACGAATGTACTTCGACTGTGCCTTCAGCAGGACGCTCTGTCGACGGACAGCTTCGGCGGTCGCACGGACCGGCACCGTGTCGGGCATCGGCGTCGGTGCACTCCGTCGCTGGTCGGACGGATTCTCCCGCGTGGGTCGGAGGCCGGGTCATTCCCGGTGGGGAGGCCGATGTGGGTCCGCAGACTGACGTTTCCGGTTGTCGGCCCAGGGCACGATGGGCAGCAGTCACGTCACACGGGAGGCGACATGCACCTGTCACGCCGCAGTTTCCTGCTGGCCACCACCGGTACGGCGCTCGCGACGCCCCTGCTGGCAGGTGCCGGCCCGGCAGTCGCGGCCGGCCGTCCGCCCGCCGGGTCGCTGCCGGACGCGGCGCTCACCGCCGACCTGCGCGCGATCACCGAGGCCGGCATGCCCGGTGTGTTCGCCGAGGCGCGGGACGGACGGGACCGGTGGCGGGGCGCCAGCGGGGTGGCCGACGTGACGACCGGTCGATCGGTGCTGCCCGGGTTCCAGCACCGGGTCGGCAGCATCACCAAGACCTTCGTGGCCGCGACGCTGCTGCAACTGGTCGGTGAGCGCCGGATCGCGCTGGACGCCCCGATCGGCCGGTACCTTCCGGAGTTCGCGGTCGCCGGGGTGACCGTCCGGATGCTGCTCGACCACACCAGCGGGATCAGCGACTACGACCACGTCATCTTCGCCACCCCGGAGGACATCGAGCGGCACCGGTCCACCACGTTCACGCCGCGCCAACTCGTCCAGGCCGGCCTCGGTCAGCCGTCGACCGGGGCACCGGGCGCGGCCTTCTCCTACTCGAACACCAACTACATCCTGGCCGGGCTGATCATCGAGCGGGTCACCCGCCGGTCCGCCACCGACGAGGTGCACCGGCGGATCCTCCGGCCGCTTGGACTGCGGCACACGTACTTCCCCGGCGTGCGTCCCCGGATCGCCGGCCCGCACAGCAGGGGCTACGTCCCGTGGTACGAGGGCGAGCTGCGCGATTTCAGCGTCAGCAACATGTCCTGGGCCTGGACGGCCGGGGCGCTCGTCTCGACCATGGCCGACCTGAACACCTTCTTCCGGGCGCTGCTCGGTGGCCGGCTGCTCCGCCCGGCTCAACTGGCCGCGATGAAGACCACCGTGCCGTTCGACCCGGCTCAGCCGGAGGCCGCCGGCTACGGGCTCGGCCTCTACCGGATGACCTGGCCCACCGGCGACGTCTGGGGGCACGACGGCCTGGTCTTCGGGCACAGCGCCATCTCGCTGCACACTCCGGACGGTCGGCGGCAGGTGAGCCTCGCCCAGAACGTGACGCACTACGCGCTGCCCGGCACGCCGGACCCGATCGGCGAGGCGGTCGGCAGGTTCCTGAACACGGCACTGGTCGGTGAGAGCCCCGTCGCGGCGCGGACTGCCACCGCCGCCCGGGTGCCTGCGGTCGTCCCGGCGCCGGGCGCACCGACCCTGGTCAGGGCAATGCCGCAGCGCTGACGCTGTCGCCCGGCAGCCGCGACCGGACCCCGTACTCCGGTCGCGGCTGCCGGGCGATCGCCCCGCCGACCCGCTCGGCGTCCGACTCGCCCGCGTGACCGGTTCAGCAGGTCATGTCGATCTCCAGGACCGCGACCTCGTGCCGGTCGACCAGCAGCACGGTGGTCTGTGGGTCCTCCTCGAAGTCCTCGTCCTCGGGTGGCCAGGTCGTCGGCAGCAGGCCGGTGTATCCGATGTGGACGTCGGCACCCATCCGGGCCAGGACGAGATCGGTCAGGTTGTCGCCCAGGAACGTCGCGAGGTGGTCGGCCGGAAGCTCCGGGAACTCGTCGATGCCGTCCCAGCTGCCGTCGAACAGCTCGCTCAGGTGCATGCGTACCAGATTGCGGAGACCGGCACGCAGATCGGCGGCCGGTACGGGCCGGAACGCCTCCTCGTCGTGTTCGTCCGCGTCCTCGCGGTTCTCGACCCACCAGCGGGCTGCGGCGGCCACCGGATCGCCGTCCCCGGGGACGAGCCGGCCGATCCGGAACCGGAAGGTGACCGGGCTGTTGTTGTTGACCCAGAGCAGGTCGCTCAGCAACGTCATGATGCAGGCCAGCCGGGTCCGCAGGGCGGCGTCGGCGCCATCGGAGTCGATGACCGGCGGCTGTCGAACTTCCGGAGCCGGATGCAACGAGACCCGCAGGGTGCTGCCGTCGAAGTCGCGATGCAGCAGGTGCAGCGGCGCCGGCCGGTCCGGCTCGTCCGGCCGCTCGCTGTCGGTGGTCAGCCGGAGCAGATCGGCGTACGGGCCCGCCAGCTCGTCGGCGATGAACCGCACCAGCACTTCCGCGCGCCGGTCGGGTGTCCCCACCACGGCCGAGATCAGCCCGACGAGTTCGGTTGCCACCTCCTCGTCGGTACGCACCGGCTCGTACGGCCGTCCCGGCCCGACCGACACCCGACTGGTCAGCACGGTCGCGCCGGTGACCTCCGGAAGGTCGGCGGCGTCCGCGATCTCCGTCAACGGCGGCGGCTCCGGCCACTGCTGATCCCGGCGGGACCTGGTCCGGCCGGACACCACCGTCGACGACCAGCCGGCGGCCTGCTCCGGCGACCACGCCGCCAGCAGCCACACCGCCGCCAGGCGTACCCAGTGCTGGTTCGTCAGCCGGCGGCCATCCTCCCGCTCGACCGGGTCGGGCTGTCGGTACCAGGAGTCGGTGTAGGCCGTGGTGCGTTCCACTGCGGCAACCCTTCCGCGTCGAGAAGTGCGAAGGTAACAGGCGATGGTGACAATTCCGTCCACAGTGCGGGGACGGGCGCCGTGGTCTGCTTGCGGCCGATGGCGTCACGGCCGGAACTGTCGGTCGGGGCTCCTACGATCACGGCCATGTCGGCTGCCTTCACCGCGCTGTGGACCCAGGACGTCTGCCGGGAGCTGCGTCGTCGCCGGGTCGGCGAGCGGCCTCCGGTGGCGTTCAGCGGGGTGCACCAGTCCCTGCCCAGTTGGACCAGCGTCGGGGTCGGCGACTCCGTCTTCGCGCTGCACGTCAACCGTTGCGTGCTGCACGTGGTGAGCCGGCTCCGCGTCGTCGACAAGCAGCGGCGCGACTGCTGCGGCAGCGCCCCGGTGACCTGGCGGGATCCGGCCCATCCGGGCCACGACGCCTGGTCGATGCTCGGTGCGGACGGGTGCGGAGCGGTCCCGGTGCATGTCGAGGCCACCCCGATCCGCTTCGACGTCACCGTTCCCGGCGACCTGCTCGGCACACTGACCTGGCGCAACCGGCGCGGTGACCAGCGCACCCTGAAGTACGTCGTCGACGGCCGTCTCGAACGCTCCGTCAGCCTCCAGGGCGTCTACCGCCTGACCGACGAGTCCGCCGTCGCACTGGGCGCTCTGCTCGACAGCTCGCCAATCCCGAGCCGATCGGCACAGCCGCTCCACCCGGCCCGCTAAGTCCGTGGTCGGCGCGGGTGCGGGTCACCGATGATGACGGCCATGGTCACGCCCCGACGAGCCGACACAGCCACCGCCGCCGGTCAGCCGCCCGACGACGACGGCCCGGCTGACTCGTTCACGGGTACGTCAGTGGCCCTGACGCCACGTTCCTGGCGACGGCCCGCGCCCTGACGAAGCTCGACGACGCGGTGGCCGTGGTGCTCGTCGAGGGCATCAGCGACCAGATCGCCCTGGCCACGGCCGCCGTCGGCCGTGGCCGGTTCTCGACGCGGAGCGGATCGGTGGCGGTGGACTACGAGCTGCCGGCAGACGGGGCGAGCAGCGGGCAGGCAAGGATCCGGTTCACGGACGCGGCCGGACTGGCCTGGGAGAGGGTGGGCCTTCAACCCCCCGCTCGTTACACGCCGTCGGAGAGCCCCATGGGAAGGGCGTTCCGACTGCTTCCCTGGCTGGTCTTCGTGATCTACGTCGTTCTGCCTGCGATCGTCATCACCGCTCTCATCCTCATCGCCTGGCTCCTGCCGTAGCGCGGGCGTGGTTTCCCTCTGGGACTACCGGGCGTCGCGCTGACGACGCGCACGCTCGAACTCGGCGACATCCGACATCCAGGGACCGTGCTGTTCGAGTGCGGCGCAGCCGCCGCGGACGAAGGCGCTCACCAGGTTGCGGTACCCGCCGATCCCGTCGACCAGGCTGTACTCGACCTGGTACTGCGGATCCGACCCGGCTTCCCCGTGTCGTACCGTCGTGATCCGGGCGATGGAGTCCGCATAGAAGTGCAGCTGGATCCCCTCGCCCAGCTCCTCGTCCTCGATGGTGAACACTTCGTTGTCCGCGGCAGAGCGATCGGCGACGAACTCCCAGAATTCGGCGGAGGCAGTGCGAGGACCGTCCCGTCGCCACTTCCTCTCGCCGCCCTTGTCATCGGTGAACGACAGGGCCGTCTTTCTCGCACTCTCACCGAGGTCGGCGCGGTCGTCGGCAGCCTCATCGTCGTCTTCCGCCGGGGCGGTCCTGGGGCGGTCCGCAGCCTCCGAGCACATCAGAAAGCTCACCGTACGCACCGCGTCATCGACGAGTTCGGGGTACGCGTGGCGCACGGCCGCGTCGACCGTCGCCGCCATTCGGTCCCAGTCGCGTTTGTCCGTGGCCCGCCTTCCCCGCCGCGGATCGAGGCCGATCCGCATCCCGGCGCATGCCTGCTCCGCGGTGGCGATCACACGCATGACCTGGGGGAGCAGTGCGGGGTCGACGGCATCGGGTATCCGCCTGGGAATCGTCGCGCCATGCAGATACTGGCCCGTGTACCGCAGAATCGCGGCGTCGAGTGGCCCGAGGACTGCTCCGCGCTCGGCGCGACGGCGGTCGGCGTGATACTCCTGGGCACGTTTCTCGTTCGACCTCTCCGTCGCCGCGCGCATCGCCTCGCAGACCTGACCGCGCTCAAGTAGGGCGATGTCGGCGCCGTGGGCGACGAGCCGGCTCCTGTCCCACCGGATGCGTCGGAAGAGCGCGTCGACGTCCGCGGGCGAGGAGAGCAGGACCGGGTCCAGGAGCGCGGCGGCAGCGTCCTCGTCGAGCCGGCCACGGGTTCCGGCGGCGTCGCACAGCGGAAGAACGGCACTCCACAGCAGCAGGTGTCTGGCCAGGTCCTCCCGGATCACCGCGAGGTGGGCCTCCCCGATCGGGAACGTGAACGTGCGAGGCTCATGGTTGGCGTCGGCCCCGGCGGCGAGCATCAGCTTCAGCTCGCCGTCCTCGCGGATCACGTTCGGGATCCAGCCGCTGCTACGCGTGAAAACGACGTCTCTCACAGCTCAGGCCTTCCCGCAACGGCACCGGCTGGGCGTGGTCGCTCCGGGCCCACGGCGAGTGTTACGGCGATGGTGCGGCCCACCCCGCACCGCCTGTTCACGACCACCGCGCAGTTTCGACGTCGAGGCGTGGGTCGGTGCGTACCCAGACCTCGCCCCCGGCGGCCCCGGCCGGGGCGTCGACTCGTTCGAGACCGAGGAATTCGATCAACTGGAGCAGTTCGGCTCGTTCGGCTCGGTCGTCGTCGACACCGTGCGAGTCGAAGAAGACGTAGTACTTGTCGCTCGGGTCGACGATGCCCGAATCTGCCCAGATCCGGGCGACTTCTTCGATCGCCGCTGCTTCCGTCGTGATCGTGGCGGCGCGGGCGGCACCGCGGGTCTCCGGTGACGCGTCGAGGTCCGAGAGGTTGGAGAACCACTGGCCGAAGCGGTCGAGGCCGGCATATCCGTTCTCGAAGAACAGCATCGCGCTCGGAAGGTAGCGGTTGGGCCGGTCGACCTGGAGGTGTTCCGATCGAGGTTGGTCCGCGTCCCTGGTCCGGGAGATCACCCCCAGCCGGGGCATGAGTACCAAACTCTGCCCCGCCGGCTCATCCCTGATGGTGTAGGTGTCAGACTCGCGACCCCGGAAGAACGCAGAGAACGCTACGTAGGCCTCCTGGGGGTCGCCCACCGAAACGTGTTGGTCGTTGCCATCACCCACTGAGAAGACGAACTGCTTCGGTCCGGGTTTGTAGGGGCGGGCCATGTGCGTCCTCCGGTCACGTGCGACAGCTCCACCACCGTAGTGGATCAGTGCAGAACTGCCTGCGGTCCTGGTCACAGGCGTGCGGTGCGCGCTGGCCCCGCGCGAGCGACCAGCCGCCCGCAAGCCCTGAACGGGACCAGCCCTCAAGCGGACTGAGGAGGCGCGGTGGGGGTGGCGGCGGCGCCGGCCCCACTGTCACGTCCGGGGAGCGGCGCCGGCGGGGCGAAACGTCGGCATTGGCGGTTGGTGAACGACTGCTATCCCGGGCGGCGGTCGGCCGCGATCATTGCCCGGAGATAGATGTGAGCCAATCTCACCTCCGGGTGGAACGCCCGGGCGCGGAGGGCGAGACGTCGGCACGGCAGCCGGGCGTACCGAAGGCCCGACTCCGCGTCCCCGGAGGAATTCATGCCCCGTCCCCCACTCCGCGCCAGGCTCGCGGCGTTCACCGCCGCCGTCCTGACCGCGAGCGTCCTGACCGTCACCCCGCCGTCACCGGCACTGGCCGCCGCCACGTTCGCCGCCAACGACTACTGCCTCGGCCAGTGCGCCGACATCCTGCCGCCCGGGCAGAACGGCAACGCCACGCTGGCCGCCATCCTGGCCCACCAGGCGCTCGGCACCCGCCCCGCGCACTCCAGCGACCAGCTCGACGAGTACGCGAACCTGGTCTACAACTACGCCGGGCTGACCGACGAGCAGATCGCCCACTTCTTCAACGACGCCTCCTTCGGCGTCCCCGCCGCGCAGGTCGAGAGCACCGTCTCGCCGCGCGCCGACGTCACCATCGTGCGGGACAAGGCCACCGGCGTCCCGCGCGTCACCGGCACCACCCGCGCCGGCACCATGTTCGGCGCCGGCTACGCCGGGGCGCAGGACCGGCTCTGGGTGATGGACCTGCTGCGGCACGTCGGCCGTGGCAAGGTCACCTCGTTCGCCGGCGGCGCCCCCGGCAACCGGGAGCTGGAGCAGAGCGTCTGGGCCAACTCGCCCTACACTGAGGCGGACCTCCAGGCCCAGGTCAACGCGCTGCGCACCAAGGGCGCCCGGGGCCAGCAGCTCTACACCGACGTGGTCGACTACATCGCCGGCATCAACGCCTACATCGACAAGTCGATCGCCGACGACAACTACCCCGGCGAGTACGTGCTCGCCGGCGCCGGCAAACCGAAGCACTTCACCATGACCGACCTGATCGCCACCGCCGGCGTGATCGGCGGCCTCTTCGGCGGGGGCGGCGGCAGCGAGATCCAGTCCGCGCTGGTCCGGGTGGCCGCCCGGGCCAAGTACGGCGCCACCGAGGGCGACCGGGTGTGGGCGGCGTTCCGGTCGCAGAACGACCCGGAGACCGTGCTGACCCTGCACGACGGGCAGAGCTTCCCGTACGGCGCGACGCCGTCCGGCGCGACCAGCGCGGTGCTCCCCGACGCCGGCACGGTGGTCGCCGAGCCCCTCGCCTACGACCAGACCGGCGGGGCCGCCGCGCGCACCGGCGCCAGCACCGCCACCCAGGAGCTGATCGGCGGCCTGGCCAACCTGCGCGCGCACGGCATGTCCAACGCGGTCGTGGTCTCCGGACGGCACACCACCACCGGCAACCCGGTCGCCGTGTTCGGCCCG is drawn from Micromonospora sp. NBC_01740 and contains these coding sequences:
- a CDS encoding DUF6357 family protein: MRDVVFTRSSGWIPNVIREDGELKLMLAAGADANHEPRTFTFPIGEAHLAVIREDLARHLLLWSAVLPLCDAAGTRGRLDEDAAAALLDPVLLSSPADVDALFRRIRWDRSRLVAHGADIALLERGQVCEAMRAATERSNEKRAQEYHADRRRAERGAVLGPLDAAILRYTGQYLHGATIPRRIPDAVDPALLPQVMRVIATAEQACAGMRIGLDPRRGRRATDKRDWDRMAATVDAAVRHAYPELVDDAVRTVSFLMCSEAADRPRTAPAEDDDEAADDRADLGESARKTALSFTDDKGGERKWRRDGPRTASAEFWEFVADRSAADNEVFTIEDEELGEGIQLHFYADSIARITTVRHGEAGSDPQYQVEYSLVDGIGGYRNLVSAFVRGGCAALEQHGPWMSDVAEFERARRQRDAR
- a CDS encoding serine hydrolase domain-containing protein, translating into MPGVFAEARDGRDRWRGASGVADVTTGRSVLPGFQHRVGSITKTFVAATLLQLVGERRIALDAPIGRYLPEFAVAGVTVRMLLDHTSGISDYDHVIFATPEDIERHRSTTFTPRQLVQAGLGQPSTGAPGAAFSYSNTNYILAGLIIERVTRRSATDEVHRRILRPLGLRHTYFPGVRPRIAGPHSRGYVPWYEGELRDFSVSNMSWAWTAGALVSTMADLNTFFRALLGGRLLRPAQLAAMKTTVPFDPAQPEAAGYGLGLYRMTWPTGDVWGHDGLVFGHSAISLHTPDGRRQVSLAQNVTHYALPGTPDPIGEAVGRFLNTALVGESPVAARTATAARVPAVVPAPGAPTLVRAMPQR
- a CDS encoding thiazolylpeptide-type bacteriocin, translated to MPIEREDDEFELDDLDLSGLTVTVMRDTVAIPETGASRISACLASCSCSISPDEPML